The following proteins are co-located in the Deltaproteobacteria bacterium HGW-Deltaproteobacteria-2 genome:
- a CDS encoding peptide-binding protein has translation MRAFRVLSIISLIIISLTACDRKPSADKVQPLSDKPPAYGDILVRGEIGDASNLIPLLASDSASHNISGMVFNGLVKYDKDMNIVGDLAESWDITDKGLVITFHLRKGVKWHDGKPFTAVDVLYTYQVTVDPKTPTAYAEDFKMVKKAEALDDYTFRVTYGKPFAPALISWGSSILPRHLLWGKDITKSPLARHPIGTGPYKFKEWVAGQKIVLVSNPDYFEGRPYIDGQITRIIPDTATMFLELRAQNLGMMGLTPLQYTRQTENNLFKNNFNKYRYLNFAYTYLGYNLKNPLFIDKRVRQAISYAINKDEIISGVLLGLGKPATGPYKHGTWAYNDNVKKYNYDPQKARELLREAGWTKLNSEGVLEKDGKPFVFEIVTNQGNETRQKCAEIIQRQLKEVGITVKIRILEWSAFVTDFINKRRFDSVIMGWTIPLDPDAYDVWHSSKTKPEELNFISYNNPEVDRILEKGRTTFDQSQRKKYYDRFQEILAEDQPYTFLYVPDALIITHNRFRGIEPAPIGLEYNFIKWYVPKDEQKYTMTR, from the coding sequence ATGCGTGCATTTCGTGTTTTGTCCATTATATCTCTGATCATCATATCTTTAACCGCCTGCGATAGAAAACCTTCGGCAGATAAAGTTCAACCTTTATCCGACAAACCACCTGCTTATGGCGATATACTGGTCAGAGGTGAAATCGGCGATGCCAGCAACCTGATTCCGCTTCTGGCTTCCGATTCGGCTTCCCATAATATTTCCGGCATGGTTTTCAACGGCCTCGTCAAATACGACAAGGATATGAACATCGTTGGTGATCTGGCTGAATCATGGGACATAACTGACAAAGGCCTGGTTATTACTTTTCATCTGCGCAAAGGTGTAAAATGGCATGACGGTAAACCATTTACCGCCGTTGATGTTCTCTACACTTATCAGGTCACTGTTGACCCGAAAACGCCCACGGCTTATGCGGAAGATTTTAAAATGGTAAAAAAGGCTGAGGCTCTTGACGATTACACTTTCCGTGTAACTTATGGGAAACCTTTCGCTCCGGCACTGATCAGTTGGGGCAGTTCGATCTTGCCCCGACATTTACTATGGGGAAAAGATATTACCAAAAGTCCGCTGGCACGTCATCCTATCGGCACGGGGCCTTACAAATTCAAGGAATGGGTTGCCGGACAGAAAATCGTTCTTGTTTCCAATCCCGATTACTTTGAAGGGCGTCCCTATATCGACGGTCAGATCACGCGGATTATTCCCGATACCGCCACAATGTTTCTGGAATTGCGTGCCCAGAACCTCGGCATGATGGGACTGACACCTCTGCAATACACACGGCAGACAGAAAACAATTTGTTTAAAAATAATTTTAACAAGTATCGCTACCTTAATTTTGCGTATACTTACCTTGGCTACAATCTGAAAAATCCGCTTTTTATCGATAAGCGAGTGCGGCAGGCAATTTCGTATGCCATTAACAAGGATGAAATTATCAGCGGCGTACTGCTGGGACTGGGTAAACCGGCAACCGGCCCTTACAAACATGGCACATGGGCTTACAATGATAACGTTAAAAAATACAATTACGATCCGCAAAAGGCGCGTGAACTGTTGCGTGAGGCAGGGTGGACGAAGTTAAATAGTGAAGGCGTTTTGGAAAAAGACGGCAAACCCTTCGTTTTTGAAATAGTTACCAATCAGGGCAATGAGACAAGGCAGAAATGCGCGGAAATTATTCAGCGGCAGCTTAAGGAAGTCGGCATCACAGTAAAAATCCGTATACTTGAATGGTCGGCCTTTGTGACAGACTTTATCAACAAGCGTCGTTTTGATTCAGTGATTATGGGCTGGACAATTCCGCTTGATCCTGATGCCTATGATGTCTGGCACTCCAGCAAAACAAAGCCGGAAGAACTGAATTTTATCTCCTACAATAATCCGGAAGTGGACAGAATACTGGAAAAGGGACGCACCACCTTCGACCAGAGCCAAAGAAAAAAATATTATGACCGCTTTCAGGAAATTCTAGCGGAGGATCAGCCCTACACGTTTCTCTACGTTCCTGATGCATTGATCATCACACACAACCGTTTTCGGGGCATTGAACCCGCACCCATTGGACTGGAATACAATTTCATCAAATGGTACGTCCCCAAAGATGAACAGAAATACACCATGACCAGATAA
- a CDS encoding methyltransferase: MEQWRKNIIRSDKRLAFPIMTYVGLSLTGMNVLDVVKDGEKQSHCMQALADRYPSAGFVTIMDLSVEAEAFGAQVKYAENETPTVIGQLVSDQSSALALTIPDVGAGRTAVYLDAAKRAAAAILDRPVFGCHIGPFSLAGRLGEMSKIFMNLLSNPGMVHIVLEKCTQFLISYANAYKAAGTQGIFIAEPAAGLISPSQCEEFSSRYVSRIVAAVQDENFTVVLHNCGNTKKLVPTMLSTGAQGFHFGNAVNMTDIMPQIPQHILAFGNLDPATVFKQGTPEEIKDKTRALLECMSEYRNFVLSSGCDIPPGTPTSSIEAFFAAVDEYDRQASKN; encoded by the coding sequence ATGGAACAATGGAGGAAAAACATAATCCGGTCCGATAAAAGACTCGCCTTCCCGATCATGACTTATGTTGGCTTGTCCTTGACAGGCATGAACGTTTTGGATGTGGTCAAGGACGGCGAGAAACAATCGCACTGCATGCAAGCCCTGGCAGACCGCTACCCTTCGGCTGGCTTTGTCACCATCATGGACCTGTCGGTCGAGGCCGAGGCCTTTGGCGCTCAGGTGAAATATGCCGAGAACGAAACTCCCACGGTGATTGGACAACTCGTATCCGATCAATCCTCAGCATTGGCTCTCACGATACCGGACGTAGGTGCCGGCCGAACAGCAGTCTACCTGGATGCGGCAAAGCGCGCTGCTGCAGCCATTCTTGACAGGCCTGTTTTTGGCTGCCATATCGGTCCTTTCTCTTTGGCTGGGCGATTGGGAGAAATGAGCAAAATATTTATGAACCTCTTAAGCAACCCCGGTATGGTGCATATAGTGCTGGAGAAGTGCACCCAGTTTCTGATTAGCTATGCCAACGCTTATAAGGCTGCCGGCACTCAAGGCATATTCATTGCTGAACCGGCCGCGGGCCTCATATCCCCGTCGCAGTGCGAGGAATTTTCATCGCGTTATGTCAGCCGAATTGTAGCAGCGGTACAAGATGAGAACTTCACAGTTGTTCTTCATAATTGCGGCAATACGAAAAAACTCGTTCCCACCATGCTTTCCACCGGGGCGCAGGGCTTCCACTTCGGAAATGCCGTAAACATGACGGATATTATGCCCCAAATTCCGCAACACATCCTGGCTTTTGGAAATCTTGACCCGGCAACGGTTTTCAAACAAGGAACTCCCGAAGAAATTAAGGACAAAACAAGAGCGCTACTTGAGTGTATGTCCGAATACCGTAATTTTGTGCTGTCTTCAGGCTGTGATATACCACCCGGGACGCCGACGAGTAGTATAGAAGCTTTCTTTGCCGCTGTTGATGAATACGACCGGCAGGCATCGAAAAACTAA